A single window of Parafrankia irregularis DNA harbors:
- a CDS encoding DUF397 domain-containing protein, giving the protein MGQTARVPRAAPAGNSWRAPRNRTAEAVDAVLIARVQDQVFLRSTLSRPIAFTPAAWEDFKAAVKAGDYDDV; this is encoded by the coding sequence ATGGGCCAGACCGCGCGAGTTCCACGTGCCGCTCCCGCCGGCAACTCGTGGCGTGCGCCGAGGAACCGGACGGCGGAGGCGGTCGACGCGGTCCTGATCGCTCGGGTTCAGGATCAGGTCTTTCTGCGGTCGACGCTGTCGCGTCCGATCGCATTCACGCCCGCCGCCTGGGAGGACTTCAAGGCCGCGGTGAAAGCCGGGGATTACGACGACGTCTGA
- a CDS encoding single-stranded DNA-binding protein: protein MPGETLITVVGNLTADPELRYTPNGTAVANITVASTPRFLDRTTNEWRDGDPLFMRCTLWRQAAENVAESLSKGARVIAVGRLKQRTYETREGEKRTTIELEVEELGPSLRFAVAQTFKNTRGTGAAKPVSADQDPWAAPVAVGAGSY, encoded by the coding sequence ATGCCTGGGGAGACGCTGATTACCGTGGTCGGAAATTTGACCGCGGACCCGGAGCTACGATACACACCGAATGGAACGGCTGTCGCCAACATCACGGTCGCCTCGACTCCTCGGTTTCTGGACCGTACCACCAATGAATGGAGGGACGGAGACCCGCTCTTCATGCGATGCACCCTCTGGCGTCAAGCGGCGGAGAACGTCGCTGAATCGCTTTCTAAGGGTGCTCGAGTGATCGCTGTGGGCCGGCTCAAGCAACGCACGTACGAGACCCGCGAGGGGGAAAAGCGTACCACAATTGAACTGGAAGTCGAGGAGCTTGGACCCTCCCTACGATTCGCCGTTGCCCAGACCTTCAAGAACACTCGTGGTACAGGAGCAGCGAAGCCGGTGTCGGCCGATCAGGATCCGTGGGCCGCACCGGTGGCCGTTGGAGCCGGCAGCTATTGA
- a CDS encoding 6-pyruvoyl trahydropterin synthase family protein: MASQIQVGGDRFVFSAAHAALHDGHLEPLHGHSYVPTVLLSGEVDTAGIVVDFGIVEKALGAVVARLHCRTLLAENAPGVDVAVSGAEVNMCCGPDRYRFPRSAVVLLPIVNTTTEALASWILSEVVGLVGHRPGLIAGVELAETSGLRATVRQEP; this comes from the coding sequence GTGGCATCCCAGATTCAGGTGGGTGGCGATCGTTTCGTCTTCTCTGCGGCGCACGCGGCGCTGCATGACGGTCACCTCGAACCATTGCACGGACATTCCTATGTTCCGACGGTCCTGCTGTCCGGAGAGGTGGACACGGCCGGGATAGTGGTGGACTTCGGCATCGTGGAGAAAGCCCTGGGTGCAGTGGTGGCGCGACTGCACTGCCGTACGCTCCTTGCGGAGAACGCGCCTGGTGTCGACGTCGCGGTGTCCGGCGCCGAGGTCAACATGTGCTGCGGGCCGGACCGGTACCGGTTCCCGCGGAGCGCGGTCGTTCTCCTTCCGATCGTGAACACCACGACTGAGGCCCTCGCCAGCTGGATCCTCAGCGAGGTGGTGGGGCTTGTCGGGCATCGCCCGGGTCTGATCGCGGGTGTGGAGCTCGCCGAGACCTCCGGGCTGCGGGCCACGGTCAGGCAGGAGCCGTGA
- a CDS encoding helix-turn-helix domain-containing protein, with the protein MLEDAEEIGRRAKRARLRLGMTQADLAAALRRSQGWVSKMEAGRVELDRVGLLNTLAAELHIHPNDLIGRPYAISPAENRWQAAASSIIRELRRYDLAPVFDGTPRPSQVMWDDMIRLHRLRDAAANVAILRTLPDLLREARALAEVSTGREREEGYALYGVMCKFAHTAAHSLGHPELVAMACERAAWAARASADPVLPAVADWMRAWDMWATADWADSLALLDKALAGLEPAHDRGDRLAVRAWGSLHLRAAVSAARAGDRGQALERIAFARAAAERVDTETGPTIYDRHSLTFSAGNVAVHAVSVALEMGDQARALGLNARTDPTVIAALPNSRQGHHHLDLARAWLWDGQRDRALAELETAERLAPQLVRHHPMARSTLRSLVNAERTATRERLRRISDRFHLDG; encoded by the coding sequence ATGTTGGAGGACGCGGAGGAGATCGGCCGTCGTGCCAAGCGGGCCCGGCTGCGGTTGGGGATGACGCAGGCTGATCTCGCGGCCGCGTTGAGGCGCAGCCAGGGCTGGGTCTCCAAGATGGAGGCTGGCCGGGTCGAGCTGGATCGAGTTGGCCTGCTCAACACGCTCGCGGCCGAGCTGCATATCCACCCCAATGACCTGATCGGGCGCCCCTACGCGATCTCGCCGGCAGAGAACCGGTGGCAGGCTGCCGCGTCGTCGATCATCCGGGAGCTGCGGCGTTACGACCTGGCGCCGGTGTTCGACGGAACGCCCCGGCCCTCCCAAGTGATGTGGGACGACATGATCCGCCTGCACCGTCTGCGGGACGCCGCGGCGAACGTCGCGATCCTGCGGACTCTGCCGGACCTGCTGCGGGAGGCACGTGCTCTGGCGGAGGTGTCGACCGGGCGCGAGCGTGAGGAGGGCTACGCCCTCTACGGGGTGATGTGCAAGTTCGCTCACACGGCCGCGCACTCGCTGGGACACCCGGAACTCGTGGCGATGGCGTGTGAGCGGGCGGCGTGGGCCGCGCGGGCGTCGGCTGATCCGGTGCTGCCCGCCGTGGCGGACTGGATGCGGGCGTGGGACATGTGGGCGACCGCGGACTGGGCTGACTCCCTGGCGTTGCTGGACAAAGCGCTGGCGGGCCTGGAGCCCGCCCATGACCGTGGCGATCGGCTAGCGGTCCGGGCCTGGGGATCGTTGCACCTGCGGGCCGCGGTCTCGGCCGCGCGAGCCGGTGATCGCGGACAGGCGTTGGAGCGGATTGCGTTCGCGCGGGCTGCGGCGGAACGCGTCGACACCGAGACCGGCCCGACGATCTACGATCGGCATTCGCTGACCTTCTCCGCCGGTAACGTCGCCGTGCATGCGGTGTCGGTGGCGTTGGAGATGGGCGACCAGGCCCGTGCCCTGGGTCTCAACGCCCGCACCGACCCGACGGTGATCGCCGCCCTGCCGAACTCCCGCCAGGGGCACCACCACCTCGATCTGGCACGAGCCTGGCTATGGGACGGACAACGAGACCGGGCCTTGGCCGAGCTGGAGACCGCGGAGCGCCTCGCCCCACAGCTGGTCCGTCACCACCCGATGGCGCGGTCCACCCTGCGATCCCTCGTCAACGCCGAACGCACCGCGACCCGCGAGCGGCTGCGGCGGATTTCCGACCGGTTTCACCTGGACGGATGA